In a single window of the Eleginops maclovinus isolate JMC-PN-2008 ecotype Puerto Natales chromosome 6, JC_Emac_rtc_rv5, whole genome shotgun sequence genome:
- the dapk3 gene encoding death-associated protein kinase 3 has translation MAGFRQEDVEVFYEMEEELGSGQFAIVRKCKEKSTSIEYAAKFIKKRRLSSSRRGVSREEIEREVNILREIQHSNIITLHDIFENKTDVILILELVSGGELFDFLAEKESLTEEEATQFLKQILDGVQYLHSKRIAHFDLKPENIMLLDKNVPNPRIKLIDFGIAHQIKAGNEFKNIFGTPEFVAPEIVNYEPLGLEADMWSIGVITYILLSGASPFLGETKQETLTNISGVNYDFDEEYFSNTSELAKDFIRRLLVKDPKKRMTINDSLQHPWIKVIKRRNVRQEERDHKTERRRLKTTRLKEYTIKSHSSMPPNNTYVNFERFSQVLEEIAAAEEGLRDLEQNQRSCREDVAALLSIYEEKEGWYKEENHSISTDLTHIRQELQRTQAQRKKSQEETRLTMQAANILKRKYGRLENRYEALAEQVASEVRWVEELVKSISAEKDVLGSMP, from the exons ATGGCTGGCTTCAGACAAGAGGATGTGGAGGTGTTTTATGAGATGGAAGAGGAGCTGGGCag TGGACAGTTTGCCATCGTTCGTAAATGTAAGGAGAAGAGCACGAGTATTGAATATGCAGCCAAATTCATCAAGAAGCGGCGTCTTTCCTCCAGCCGGCGGGGGGTGAGCCGCGAGGAGATTGAGCGCGAAGTCAACATCTTGCGTGAAATCCAACACAGCAACATCATCACCCTGCACGACATCTTTGAAAACAAGACGGACGTGATCCTGATCCTGGAGCTGGTGTCCGGAGGAGAGCTGTTCGACTTCCTGGCTGAGAAGGAATCTCTGACAGAGGAGGAGGCCACTCAGTTCCTCAAGCAGATCCTGGACGGGGTTCAGTATCTTCACTCCAAACGCATCGCTCACTTCGACCTCAAG CCTGAGAACATCATGCTGTTGGACAAGAACGTCCCAAACCCCCGGATCAAGCTGATTGACTTTGGGATTGCTCATCAGATTAAAGCAGGAAACGAGTTCAAGAACATTTTTGGGACACCAGAGTTTGTGG CTCCAGAAATAGTGAACTACGAGCCCCTTGGACTGGAGGCGGACATGTG GAGCATCGGAGTGATCACATACATCCT actGAGCGGGGCTTCACCATTTCTTGGGGAGACAAAGCAGGAGACCCTGACGAACATCTCAGGCGTTAACTACGACTTTGATGAGGAATACTTCAGCAACACCAGCGAGCTCGCCAAGGACTTCATACGCCGCCTGCTCGTCAAAGACCCCAA gAAGAGAATGACTATTAATGACAGTCTTCAGCACCCCTGGATTAAG GTGATCAAGAGGCGAAATGTCCGCCAGGAGGAGAGAGACCACAAGACTGAGCGGCGTCGGCTGAAGACGACCCGTCTGAAGGAGTACACCATCAAGTCCCACTCCAGCATGCCGCCCAACAACACGTACGTCAACTTTGAGCGCTTCTCTCAGGTCCTGGAGGAGATTGCAGCCGCAGAGGAGGGCCTGAGGGATCTGGAGCAAAACCAGCGCTCATGCCGGGAGGACGTGGCGGCGCTGCTGTCCATATACGAGGAGAAGGAGGGCTGGTACAAGGAGGAGAACCACAGCATCTCCACCGACCTGACCCACATCCGCCAGGAGCTGCAGCGCACCCAGGCCCAGCGCAAGAAGAGCCAGGAGGAAACCCGACTCACCATGCAGGCCGCCAACATCCTCAAACGCAAGTACGGGCGTCTGGAGAACCGCTACGAAGCTCTGGCGGAGCAGGTGGCCTCCGAGGTCCGCTGGGTCGAGGAGCTGGTGAAGTCCATATCTGCAGAGAAGGACGTGCTCGGCAGCATGCCCTGA